The DNA region GATGCCTACAAAGGATATTGTTGAAGACAATCTACCAGAATTAGCTGAAAAAAATCCAAAGAAAATGATAATAGTTTCAGTTGTCTTCATATTTATTATATATTGTATGGCAAGTCAATTACTTCCTATGCATTTAGCAGCTGCACTAGGTGCATTATTAGTAGTACTTACTAATTGTATCACTGTAGAAGAAGCTGTAGATTCATTTAGTGTAACAACATTATTTCTAGTAGCTGGGATTTTCCCTCTAAGTAAGGCCTTAATAGAAACAGGGGCAGCTGATTATATTGTAGGAGGTTTGTCTACTCATTTAGATAATCTATCTCCAATATTGTTATATGCTGCAGTCTCCGGTATAACTATAATACTTACTCAATTTTTAATGAATACTTCATTAACAGCAATATTAGTTCCTATGGGAATATTAGTCGCCCAATCTGCTAATGTTGATCCAAGGGGAGTGGTCATGGCAATTGCTATATCAGCATCTGCTGCATTATGTACACCTTTTGGAACTGGTCCTAATCTTTTAGTTTGGGAAGCTGGCGGCTATGATTTTCAAGATTATATGAAAGCTGGTATTCCATTAGCCATAATATTCTGGATTATTACTACAATATCTTGTGTTATTATTTATTAAGTTATAGGAGATGATAGTATGGACAATAAAAAACTTTTAAGAAAAACACTAGATGAAAATGAATTTTTAGTTTTACCTGGAGTTTACGATTGTCTTTCAGCCAAACTAGCTGAAAAAGCAGGAGCAAAAACTGTCTTCCTTTCAGGAGGTGCATTATCCGTAGCTAATCTTGGAAAACCTGATATAGGTTTCCTTAACCTAGCTGAATTTTCTAACACCATTGAAAAAATAACCTCTACTATAGATATACCATTAATATCAGATGCAGACAATGGATTTGGTAATGCTATACATGTAGGAAATACAGCTAAAACTTTTGAAAGCTTAGGACTATGTGGTATGCAAGTAGATGATCAAGTACTACCACAAACTACGCCAACAACAAATAAAGAAGCTTTATCATGGGCTTTAACTGCTCCTAAAATCAAAGCTATTAGAAAAAATGTGTCTGAGGATTTTATAATAATTTTTAGAACTATTACTAATATGACGGATGGAGTAGATGAAGCTATCAATAGAATAAATAGGGCAAAAGAACTTGGTGCTGATTATGCATACGTAGATGGAATAAAGTCAAAAGAAGAGCTTGAAATTGTGGCCAAAAAATCTAAAATTAAACTTCTTATAAATATGAATGAAAAAGGAGTAGCTGCCAATCTTCCTATAGAAGATATTAAAAAACTTGGCTATCGAATAGGTCTATATCCAGTATCAACTATGGCTATAGCAGCTAAGTCAATGTATGATATGTTATGTGATTTAATAGAAGATGAACACACGTTAAAACATAGAGATAAGATGTTTAATCCAGTTGAAGTTTATAATATGATGGGTTTATCTACTTTAACTGAGGAATACTTAAAAATGTACGACGGATAAAATATAAAAACTCCTCTTAGCAGGTTTAATAACTAGCTAAAAGGAGTTTTTATATACTTTAATTTAGGTGGCAGTACTATAGTCTTACATTTTGTAATGCCATTGAAATATTTTCTATATCCTTTTTCATTTATAAATAATAGGAAAACTGTTTTCCCTAGTTTATAATATTTATGTCAATTTATTATTGATTATTACCAGATATAAATGTTAGCGAAAATAATTGTAGGAAAAAATATAAAAAGAATAGCTAGAATTATGAAATAAAATGCACTTATATCCAATTCACAGTGGCTTAATATAAGGTCTATAATAGGGGTTATAATGAATCTAAGGTATCTACAATATAGTTGAGAGAAAGTTTGATGATATAGCCAAACTAGAGATAGTAGTAAGTGACCTTACCTAATTAGCTTAGCACTATTAACATAATTATATAAAGGGATTAAGTTGAAGAAATTTTCATCAATATTAAATTTTGTGAAGCTATTAACTTCTATAATAGTAATGGGTTGAGCAAATTTATTCAATTCATTATTTCTACCACTAATTGAGTGTACTTCTTAAAAGTATCAGTTGAAATGACATCATAAACTGAAAAACTTATTAAAATTTTGTTAACATAATTTAAGGATAATCTATGGAAGAATAAGATCTGTTTTTTAAAGTTACTATCTAGATATAAAGAAGCTTTTAAGTTTGAAAATCTAAATGAATGTACGATATCAAACTTATTTGTAAGGCATACCTAAGGATACAAATATATATTTAGAATAGTCCTAACAATAAATTATACTTATAAACAATTTTAAAATATAGAAATATTTAATTAGACATAGTGTTTAATAATGTATATACTGATTGATGGTGTTTATACTAGATAGATTGTCAACTTATTAACATAAATATAATTAATTTATATAGGAGGGGAAATAAAATTGAGAAAAAAGGTAGTTTCTATTTTTATTGTATTAACGCTATTACTAAGTCTTTCCACGGGATGTGGCAAAAATGAAACAGAGAAATCAGTAGCTTCAAATGAAAGTACTAATAACAAAGGAGAGGTTCCTGTTTTAAATATGGCTTGGGATTTTGACCTACATGCAGGTGTTATGTTGGTTGCTGCTTCTAAAGGCGAGGAGTTTAAAGACTCAGGGATATGGTTAAAACCAGTTATTGAAAAAGAACAGTATGAACTTTATAAAGATGATAAAAATTTAGCCGTAATAAATACTATGGTTACTAAAGGTAGTTCAGAGTCGGCAGTAATGCTTGGACAAGGTAAACTTGATTGTGCCCTGAATTCTGTTACAGGTATGTTATCAGCAAAGGATCAAGGTACAGATGTACAAGTACTATGTCCAGTTCATGTAGATGGAATTGGTCTAGTATTTCCAAAAGGAATAGAATTAAATAATTGGGATGAAGTAGCAGAATATATTTTAGAATCAGAAAAACCAGTTAGGATAGGTTATCATTCACCAGTATCTGCTCCAAGGATTGTCATTGAAACAGCTTTAAGACAAGCAGATATAAAGGTTACAGAAAACCCTAATGATGTAGATGCTGATGTATTATTAGTTGATTTAAAGGGGGCAAAAAATTTATTGTCAGCTTTTCAGGGGGATCAAGTAGATGCATGGGTGGCGCCCTCTCATTATCCAGAGGCTGCTGAAGTTGAAGAGATTGGATCAATCGCTTTAAACCTAGATGAATTTCCACCAGAGGGACAATGGTATGATTTTCCTTGTTGTGTACTAGCAGGGAGAGCTGATGTAATATCTGAACACCCTGAAGTTTTTGAAGCGTTAGTAGATTTATTTACCTATAGTG from Tissierellales bacterium includes:
- a CDS encoding SLC13 family permease: MTTQAILAIVVFIAAIVLLIWKPVHPILIGAGIPITLALLGILDAKEAFADFANTTVIFFMSLLVIGAAIFKTGLADLIGEKLIGLLGTSEKGIMMGSGVVAAGLSAFLNDTGTTGCLIPIVSSMAKKAKIPLSKVLMSLAFFASLGGSITLIGTTPHIVANGLLVDAGYQGFGFFEFAKIGIPITIAGLIYMYFFGIKLMPTKDIVEDNLPELAEKNPKKMIIVSVVFIFIIYCMASQLLPMHLAAALGALLVVLTNCITVEEAVDSFSVTTLFLVAGIFPLSKALIETGAADYIVGGLSTHLDNLSPILLYAAVSGITIILTQFLMNTSLTAILVPMGILVAQSANVDPRGVVMAIAISASAALCTPFGTGPNLLVWEAGGYDFQDYMKAGIPLAIIFWIITTISCVIIY
- a CDS encoding isocitrate lyase/phosphoenolpyruvate mutase family protein, yielding MDNKKLLRKTLDENEFLVLPGVYDCLSAKLAEKAGAKTVFLSGGALSVANLGKPDIGFLNLAEFSNTIEKITSTIDIPLISDADNGFGNAIHVGNTAKTFESLGLCGMQVDDQVLPQTTPTTNKEALSWALTAPKIKAIRKNVSEDFIIIFRTITNMTDGVDEAINRINRAKELGADYAYVDGIKSKEELEIVAKKSKIKLLINMNEKGVAANLPIEDIKKLGYRIGLYPVSTMAIAAKSMYDMLCDLIEDEHTLKHRDKMFNPVEVYNMMGLSTLTEEYLKMYDG
- a CDS encoding ABC transporter substrate-binding protein, yielding MRKKVVSIFIVLTLLLSLSTGCGKNETEKSVASNESTNNKGEVPVLNMAWDFDLHAGVMLVAASKGEEFKDSGIWLKPVIEKEQYELYKDDKNLAVINTMVTKGSSESAVMLGQGKLDCALNSVTGMLSAKDQGTDVQVLCPVHVDGIGLVFPKGIELNNWDEVAEYILESEKPVRIGYHSPVSAPRIVIETALRQADIKVTENPNDVDADVLLVDLKGAKNLLSAFQGDQVDAWVAPSHYPEAAEVEEIGSIALNLDEFPPEGQWYDFPCCVLAGRADVISEHPEVFEALVDLFTYSADWINENEDEAVDIFAEIIGVPEEAIKSASIVYTTQVSDKWLEGVEIYYDLLKELGKFDGKLEKGEFEDIKDEFYNFTFLKD